A genomic stretch from Rhodobacterales bacterium HKCCA1288 includes:
- the murA gene encoding UDP-N-acetylglucosamine 1-carboxyvinyltransferase has translation MDSIIVKGNGPLSGEVPIAGAKNTCLKLMCAALLSDEPLTLTNVPRLSDVATLGSLLESLGCEVARLADGRAMMISSADVTNLTAHYDIVRKLRASFNVLGPLVGRFGEAVVSLPGGCAIGARKVDLHLTALEALGATIDLREGYVHATAKNGLKGAEISFPFVSVGATENALCAAVLAKGTTVLRNAAREPDTVALAHCLQGMGADIKGAGTDTIVIRGVDRLHATTHRVIADRIELGTYMIAPAIAGGSVELIGGSRAIVAALADKLEEAGVEIVETDRGLRVSHKTGRVRAVDVTTAPFPGFPTDLQAQMMALMCTADGVATLEETIFENRFMHAPELIRMGAKIDVHGGTAKVTGVAQLRGAPVMATDLRASVSLILAGLAAEGETRVNRVYHLDRGYERVEEKLSGLGAHIERVADHG, from the coding sequence GTGGACAGTATCATCGTTAAAGGAAATGGCCCGCTTTCGGGCGAGGTTCCCATCGCGGGCGCGAAGAACACCTGCCTAAAGCTGATGTGTGCGGCCCTCTTATCGGATGAACCTTTGACGCTGACCAATGTGCCGCGCCTGTCTGATGTGGCGACACTGGGCAGCTTGTTGGAAAGCTTGGGCTGCGAAGTGGCCCGTTTGGCCGATGGCCGCGCGATGATGATCTCGTCTGCCGATGTGACCAATCTGACCGCGCATTACGACATCGTGCGCAAACTGCGCGCTTCTTTCAACGTGCTTGGGCCCTTGGTGGGCCGATTTGGTGAGGCGGTTGTCTCGCTTCCGGGCGGTTGTGCAATTGGGGCGCGCAAAGTGGATTTGCATTTGACCGCGCTTGAGGCTTTGGGGGCCACAATTGATCTGCGCGAAGGCTATGTTCACGCAACGGCAAAAAATGGCCTCAAAGGGGCTGAGATCAGCTTTCCCTTTGTTTCCGTGGGTGCCACGGAAAATGCGCTTTGCGCGGCGGTTTTGGCCAAAGGCACCACCGTTTTGCGAAATGCCGCGCGCGAGCCCGATACCGTGGCGCTGGCGCATTGTTTGCAAGGCATGGGCGCAGATATCAAAGGCGCAGGCACAGACACCATCGTTATTCGTGGCGTGGATCGTTTGCATGCAACAACGCATCGTGTCATCGCAGATCGTATTGAACTGGGCACATATATGATTGCCCCCGCGATTGCAGGCGGCAGCGTGGAATTGATCGGCGGCAGCCGTGCTATTGTGGCGGCCTTGGCCGATAAGTTGGAAGAGGCGGGGGTCGAGATTGTTGAAACCGATCGCGGCTTGCGCGTCAGCCACAAAACGGGCCGCGTGCGGGCCGTGGATGTGACCACCGCCCCATTCCCAGGGTTCCCAACTGATTTGCAGGCACAGATGATGGCGTTGATGTGCACCGCTGACGGGGTTGCCACATTGGAAGAGACCATCTTTGAGAACCGCTTTATGCATGCGCCCGAATTGATCCGCATGGGGGCCAAAATTGATGTGCATGGCGGAACAGCCAAAGTGACCGGCGTTGCACAATTGCGCGGCGCGCCTGTGATGGCCACGGATTTGCGCGCCTCGGTCAGTTTGATCCTCGCGGGGCTTGCAGCCGAAGGGGAAACCCGTGTGAACCGCGTCTATCACCTTGATCGCGGGTATGAGCGGGTTGAAGAAAAACTCAGCGGCCTTGGCGCACATATTGAACGGGTGGCAGACCATGGTTGA
- a CDS encoding chloramphenicol acetyltransferase — MSDAKKLTADTPLIHQGCEIANSTFGAYCEVGAFSRVLNSAFGDYAYCDRMADIANADIGKFSNIAAMTRIGPTDHPMHNAAQHHFLYRSELYFDDASDDAAFFAARAARRLSLGADCWIGHGAIIKPEIRVGIGAIVAAGAVVTKDVPDFMIVAGTPAKPLRMRFADEVAQDLMDLAWWDWDHARLRRALPDFRAMPAAEFVAKYRGQRP; from the coding sequence ATGAGTGACGCAAAAAAACTGACAGCCGATACGCCCCTGATCCATCAAGGCTGCGAAATCGCCAATTCTACCTTCGGGGCTTATTGCGAGGTGGGGGCGTTCTCGCGCGTTCTGAACTCGGCTTTCGGGGACTACGCCTATTGTGACCGCATGGCCGATATTGCCAATGCAGATATCGGCAAATTTTCGAACATTGCCGCGATGACACGGATCGGTCCAACCGATCACCCGATGCACAATGCGGCACAGCATCATTTTCTCTATCGCTCTGAGCTCTATTTCGATGACGCGTCAGACGATGCTGCATTTTTTGCAGCGCGTGCGGCGCGCCGTCTTAGCCTTGGGGCCGATTGTTGGATCGGTCATGGTGCGATTATCAAACCCGAAATCCGCGTGGGCATCGGCGCGATTGTGGCCGCGGGCGCTGTGGTGACCAAGGATGTGCCAGATTTCATGATTGTGGCAGGCACGCCCGCAAAGCCCTTGCGCATGCGCTTTGCCGATGAGGTCGCGCAAGATCTGATGGATTTGGCGTGGTGGGACTGGGATCATGCCCGTCTGCGCCGCGCACTGCCTGATTTCCGCGCGATGCCTGCGGCGGAATTTGTTGCCAAATATCGTGGGCAGCGTCCCTGA
- a CDS encoding DUF2948 family protein — protein sequence MVDARFEDGFEAPLALAAADAEDVKILSALAQDAVLTVADIKYTRAKRQVVLLLNRFRWENGARVSPPERVRSLLIVDDVLSMAAQGISPQARDVVLSLLSVEWQAGEDGMGRLTLTFAGDGALALEVEAINLALRDVTKPYQAPSGKTPSHP from the coding sequence ATGGTTGATGCCCGATTTGAGGATGGTTTCGAAGCGCCTTTGGCGCTTGCCGCCGCAGATGCGGAGGATGTGAAAATCCTGTCTGCGCTTGCGCAAGATGCCGTCCTTACTGTGGCTGATATCAAATACACGCGCGCCAAACGTCAGGTGGTTCTGCTTCTCAATCGCTTTCGTTGGGAAAATGGGGCGCGCGTCAGCCCGCCTGAGCGGGTGCGCAGTTTGCTGATTGTGGATGATGTGCTGAGCATGGCTGCGCAAGGCATCAGCCCGCAGGCGCGCGATGTGGTTTTATCATTGCTTTCGGTCGAGTGGCAGGCGGGCGAAGATGGTATGGGGCGCCTCACCCTGACCTTTGCAGGCGATGGGGCCTTGGCGCTTGAGGTCGAGGCAATCAACCTTGCTCTGCGCGATGTGACCAAGCCCTATCAGGCCCCTTCAGGAAAAACCCCCTCGCACCCGTGA
- the phnD gene encoding phosphonate ABC transporter substrate-binding protein — protein sequence MKKLATLLAVTTALAGPAAAQEITEFNIGLLGGENAQDRLANNECFRAYVEEALGVPTRLFTPADYNGVIQGLLGGTLDFAWLGASSYAATYIADENAVEPVLVKTNLDGSFSYHSIGFARVDSGITDLADLEGKTFGFGDPNSTSGFLIPSVEIPQLGYSMEPGDFFGDVVFTGGHEQTIIAVNNGDIDAGVTWADGLGNWEDGYNSGALRRAVDAGLVDMNDLVEIWRSKPIPEGPVVLRQSLPDDVKATVTELLANLHETDEACAYGVAAGETAGFAPISHEAYETIIAVRLAQGN from the coding sequence ATGAAGAAACTGGCAACCCTCCTCGCAGTGACAACAGCCCTTGCTGGGCCTGCTGCGGCACAGGAGATCACCGAATTCAATATCGGCCTTTTGGGCGGTGAAAACGCGCAAGACCGTTTGGCAAATAACGAATGCTTCCGCGCCTATGTTGAAGAGGCCCTTGGCGTTCCAACCCGTTTGTTTACCCCTGCAGATTACAACGGCGTGATCCAAGGTTTGCTTGGCGGCACGCTTGATTTCGCATGGTTGGGCGCGTCTTCCTATGCCGCGACCTATATCGCAGATGAAAACGCGGTCGAGCCAGTCTTGGTTAAGACCAATTTGGATGGCTCTTTCTCGTATCATTCCATCGGCTTTGCCCGCGTTGACAGCGGCATTACCGATTTGGCCGATCTTGAAGGCAAAACCTTCGGCTTTGGTGATCCAAACTCGACCTCTGGTTTCTTGATCCCTTCGGTTGAGATCCCACAGTTGGGTTACTCGATGGAGCCAGGCGATTTCTTTGGTGATGTTGTATTCACAGGCGGTCACGAGCAGACAATCATCGCCGTAAACAATGGCGATATTGATGCAGGCGTGACTTGGGCCGATGGTTTGGGCAACTGGGAAGACGGCTACAACTCGGGCGCGTTGCGCCGCGCGGTTGATGCAGGTCTGGTTGACATGAACGACTTGGTTGAAATCTGGCGCTCTAAGCCAATTCCAGAAGGCCCTGTTGTTCTGCGTCAATCGCTGCCTGACGATGTAAAGGCGACTGTCACCGAACTTTTGGCCAATCTGCACGAAACAGATGAGGCCTGCGCCTATGGTGTGGCGGCAGGTGAAACCGCAGGTTTCGCACCCATCAGCCACGAAGCCTATGAGACCATCATCGCTGTGCGTTTGGCACAAGGCAACTAA
- the phnC gene encoding phosphonate ABC transporter ATP-binding protein codes for MLEVRNVTRVFGSKIAVDRVSFSIDRPAFVGIIGRSGAGKSTFLRMMNRLTDATDGEILVDGTNVLAYRGADARAWQSRCAMIFQQFNLVPRLDVVSNVLHGKLNHASTLATMFNLWSKADISRAIDILDRLGIAEQAPKRAEALSGGQQQRVAIARALMQDPQIILADEPIASLDPMNAQIVMDTLKRINTEDGRMVIANLHTLDTARQYCDRVIGMRDGRIVFDGTPEQLTTGVARDIYGADETFNEFATSTKISGAEAVAEKRVKNPAMQGLI; via the coding sequence ATGCTCGAAGTGCGCAACGTAACCCGGGTTTTTGGCAGCAAGATTGCCGTTGACCGTGTTAGCTTTTCTATCGACCGACCTGCCTTTGTCGGGATCATTGGTCGCTCTGGGGCGGGCAAGTCCACCTTTCTTCGAATGATGAACCGCCTGACCGATGCCACGGATGGCGAAATTCTGGTTGATGGCACCAATGTGCTTGCCTATCGCGGTGCGGATGCGCGCGCATGGCAAAGCCGCTGCGCCATGATCTTTCAGCAGTTTAATCTTGTGCCGCGCCTCGATGTTGTCTCGAATGTGTTGCATGGGAAATTGAACCACGCTTCGACCTTGGCCACGATGTTTAATCTTTGGTCAAAGGCCGATATTTCCCGCGCGATTGATATTCTTGATCGTCTGGGCATTGCCGAACAAGCACCCAAACGGGCCGAGGCGTTGTCCGGTGGTCAACAGCAACGGGTCGCTATCGCCCGCGCCTTGATGCAAGACCCCCAGATCATTCTGGCCGATGAGCCAATTGCCAGCCTTGATCCCATGAACGCCCAAATCGTGATGGATACGCTCAAGCGGATCAACACAGAAGACGGGCGCATGGTGATTGCGAACCTGCACACATTGGATACGGCGCGCCAATATTGTGACCGCGTGATCGGAATGCGGGACGGGCGCATCGTGTTTGATGGCACCCCTGAGCAACTGACCACGGGTGTCGCGCGCGACATTTATGGCGCGGATGAAACATTCAACGAATTCGCTACCTCTACCAAGATTTCGGGTGCTGAGGCGGTGGCGGAAAAGCGGGTCAAAAATCCCGCGATGCAAGGTCTGATCTAA
- a CDS encoding ATP-binding cassette domain-containing protein has translation MTTRTDAAKAAPPAKAANATEERARSKKIGSLRALVPFLVPYRVWIIGAGLALVTTALVALIMPLAVRRVVDGFETNTAALLDSYFLAALGIAGLLALGTGARYYLVTRLGERVIADIRKAVFFRMISMSPSFYEKVMTGEVLSRITTDTTLLLSVISSSVSVALRNALILMGGLVMMVVTSPKLTGMVLLLVPAIIVPIVVLGRKLRALSRENQDWIAQSSGAASEALLAAQTVQAFTHERASSNEFSNVTEASFTSAKRRISTRAFMTVIVIFLVFAGIVGVLWVGARDVRADAMSIGALIQFLIYAIMVAGAVGALSEIWGELQRAAGATERLVELVYAEDTVTDPARPVPLTHGGKGDIMFDGVGFAYPTRAETAALTDVSFTIKAGETVALVGPSGAGKSTIFQLLQRFYDPQTGKITLDGVDLRDMRREGFRAAMALVPQDPVIFAASARDNIRFGRPDATDAEVEAAARAAAAHEFLAALPEGYDSYVGERGIMLSGGQKQRIAIARAILRDAPILLLDEATSALDAESERLVQRAVADLSAERTTLIVAHRLATVKKADRILVFDAGQIVAEGSHDALVAEGGLYARLARLQFTDGIAAE, from the coding sequence ATGACCACCCGAACCGATGCCGCCAAGGCAGCACCGCCTGCAAAGGCCGCCAATGCCACGGAAGAGCGTGCGCGCTCCAAAAAGATTGGATCGCTGCGTGCGCTTGTGCCCTTTCTTGTGCCGTATCGTGTCTGGATCATCGGGGCGGGTTTGGCGCTTGTGACCACGGCGCTTGTGGCGCTGATTATGCCCTTGGCCGTGCGCCGTGTCGTAGATGGGTTTGAGACAAACACCGCCGCCCTCTTGGACAGCTATTTTCTTGCTGCCTTGGGGATCGCGGGCCTTCTGGCGTTGGGGACGGGCGCGCGCTATTACCTCGTGACACGATTGGGCGAGCGCGTGATTGCCGATATTCGCAAGGCTGTGTTTTTCCGCATGATCTCCATGAGCCCAAGTTTTTATGAGAAGGTCATGACGGGTGAGGTGCTCAGCCGCATCACCACAGACACCACGCTTTTGCTCAGTGTGATCTCCTCCTCGGTGTCGGTGGCCTTGCGCAATGCGCTGATTTTGATGGGCGGCTTGGTGATGATGGTTGTCACATCGCCCAAGCTGACGGGGATGGTTCTGCTGCTTGTGCCTGCGATTATCGTTCCGATTGTGGTTTTGGGGCGCAAGCTGCGTGCGTTGTCGCGTGAAAACCAAGATTGGATTGCGCAAAGTTCTGGCGCGGCCTCCGAGGCGCTTTTGGCGGCTCAAACGGTGCAGGCCTTTACCCATGAGCGCGCCTCGTCCAACGAGTTTTCCAATGTGACCGAGGCCAGTTTCACAAGCGCCAAGCGCCGCATTTCAACCCGCGCCTTTATGACTGTCATTGTGATCTTCCTCGTTTTTGCGGGGATTGTGGGTGTGCTTTGGGTGGGCGCCCGTGATGTGCGTGCAGACGCGATGAGCATCGGCGCGCTGATCCAATTTTTAATCTATGCAATTATGGTTGCGGGTGCGGTAGGTGCGCTGTCTGAGATTTGGGGCGAATTGCAGCGGGCCGCAGGTGCGACCGAGCGGTTGGTCGAACTCGTTTATGCAGAAGATACAGTCACCGATCCCGCCCGCCCTGTGCCCCTGACCCATGGGGGCAAGGGCGATATCATGTTTGATGGCGTGGGTTTCGCCTATCCAACCCGCGCGGAAACGGCGGCCCTCACGGATGTGAGCTTCACCATTAAAGCAGGCGAGACAGTGGCACTTGTCGGGCCATCAGGCGCGGGTAAATCCACGATCTTCCAATTGCTGCAACGCTTCTATGATCCGCAAACAGGCAAGATCACCCTTGATGGGGTTGATCTGCGGGATATGCGCCGCGAGGGGTTCCGCGCGGCTATGGCGCTGGTGCCGCAAGACCCTGTGATTTTCGCGGCCTCTGCGCGTGACAATATTCGCTTTGGTCGTCCTGACGCCACCGATGCTGAGGTCGAAGCCGCCGCCCGCGCCGCCGCCGCGCATGAGTTCCTTGCGGCTTTGCCCGAAGGCTATGACAGCTATGTGGGCGAGCGGGGGATTATGCTGTCTGGGGGGCAGAAACAGCGTATTGCCATCGCCCGCGCCATTTTGCGCGATGCGCCGATCCTGCTGCTAGACGAAGCGACCAGTGCGCTTGACGCTGAAAGCGAGCGATTGGTGCAGCGCGCGGTCGCAGATCTCAGTGCCGAGCGCACGACCTTGATTGTTGCGCATCGTCTGGCAACGGTGAAAAAGGCCGACCGCATTTTGGTCTTTGATGCGGGACAGATTGTTGCCGAAGGCAGCCATGATGCGCTTGTCGCGGAAGGCGGACTTTATGCGCGTCTGGCGCGGTTGCAATTCACCGATGGAATCGCCGCTGAATAA
- the phnE gene encoding phosphonate ABC transporter, permease protein PhnE: MATQDVAALRASEIRRIGRKKLFGFAIPAVILAYAVYVFFAFDILGLAERARMDNAAVLVSDAVSYKTHVTRDNRSGEITVAIEGSRRATYAPDQIPAWAEVAGDTAEIELRHGHRVSYAGPLITYHHPEFGDIVIDTSNGVDLRLSAEAVPDFINASGNRVSIATEGGRLSVTRNRTETMRYFAGWEMFFFDLASPYSGMSAGEVFATITRGAQIDPAHSNFGLMLSNVWNNSIWRHGDVFWALGETILMAFLGTFGAAMIALPLAFFAATNFAPSKAVRFVIRRLFDFVRGLDALIFTIILSRAFGPGPMTGALAILLTDTGSFGKLFSEALENVDEKQIEGLASTGANAVQRNRFGVLPQVMPILLSQVLYFFESNTRSATIVGAIVGGGIGLLLTQAIQTTADWEKVTYYITLIVLMVVAMDAVSGRIRARLIKGDGSGK; the protein is encoded by the coding sequence ATGGCTACCCAAGATGTTGCGGCCTTGCGTGCCTCCGAAATTCGCCGCATTGGGCGCAAGAAACTATTTGGTTTTGCGATCCCAGCGGTGATCTTGGCCTATGCGGTCTATGTCTTTTTTGCCTTTGACATTCTGGGTCTGGCAGAACGGGCGCGGATGGATAACGCGGCGGTGTTGGTGTCGGATGCGGTTAGCTATAAAACCCATGTCACGCGCGATAATCGCTCAGGCGAGATCACGGTCGCCATTGAAGGTTCACGCCGTGCCACCTATGCGCCTGATCAAATCCCCGCTTGGGCCGAAGTGGCAGGTGACACAGCCGAAATCGAACTGCGCCATGGGCATCGCGTGAGCTATGCCGGGCCGCTGATCACCTATCACCATCCTGAATTTGGCGATATTGTCATTGATACATCAAATGGGGTTGATTTGCGCCTATCCGCCGAGGCGGTTCCTGATTTCATCAATGCCTCGGGCAATCGCGTCTCGATTGCGACCGAAGGCGGGCGGCTGTCTGTCACCCGCAACCGCACCGAAACGATGCGCTATTTCGCGGGATGGGAGATGTTCTTTTTCGATCTGGCCAGCCCCTATTCGGGCATGAGCGCGGGCGAGGTTTTCGCAACCATCACCCGCGGCGCACAAATTGACCCCGCGCATTCCAATTTTGGTCTGATGTTGTCGAATGTCTGGAACAATTCAATCTGGCGGCATGGGGATGTTTTTTGGGCTTTGGGGGAAACGATCCTGATGGCCTTTCTAGGCACATTCGGCGCAGCAATGATTGCGCTGCCTTTGGCATTTTTTGCAGCAACAAATTTCGCCCCGTCCAAAGCGGTGCGCTTTGTCATCCGCCGCCTGTTTGATTTCGTACGTGGCTTGGATGCGTTGATCTTTACCATCATCTTATCGCGGGCCTTTGGGCCAGGGCCGATGACGGGGGCCTTGGCGATTTTGCTGACAGATACGGGCAGCTTTGGGAAACTGTTTTCTGAGGCCCTTGAAAATGTCGATGAAAAGCAGATTGAGGGGCTGGCATCGACTGGCGCGAATGCAGTGCAGCGTAATCGTTTTGGCGTCTTGCCGCAGGTCATGCCCATTTTGCTCAGTCAGGTGTTGTATTTCTTTGAATCGAACACGCGCTCTGCCACGATTGTGGGCGCGATTGTGGGCGGGGGCATCGGTCTATTGCTGACCCAAGCCATCCAGACCACGGCAGATTGGGAAAAGGTCACTTATTATATCACCTTGATCGTGCTGATGGTGGTTGCAATGGATGCGGTTTCTGGTCGTATACGGGCGCGCCTGATCAAAGGCGATGGGTCGGGCAAGTGA
- a CDS encoding acyl-CoA synthetase codes for MLPFANNQDVRKIETDHPWPKAAPARSIYELLTDVAARHPARPAVTFQLFSDPDAKAETLDWQRLRAEVTQLANLFARLGIGSEDSVAFVLPNSTETVLTLLAGMVAGVVVPINPLLEPDQIASILRETKARLVVTLAPFPKTDLAQKTAAAVAMAPEVETVLEVDLLRYLTGIKRVIVPLLRPKVKVTHQARLLSLRAEMAGEAADRLRHPDQGRDRIAACFHTGGTTGMPKVAQHSYSGMIYNGWVGHSLLFTETDTVLCPLPLFHVFASHVILMGGLCSGAHTVFPTPQGYRGAGVFDNFWKLVERWQVTFLITVPTALAVLMQRPVNADISSVKTAFSGSAPLPLELFRRFEGATGVSLVEGYGLTEATCLVSCNPVEGEKKVGSVGIPFPHCDVIILKDTPEGPTECAIDEIGEICVASPGVTAQGIYKDAAKSAAQMYQGRYLRTGDLGRFDADGYLWITGRAKDLINRGGHNIDPALIEEALATHPAVAMAAAIGQPDPIAGELPCAYVELVQGADVTVEALMEHARTHVSERAAAPKYIEILSELPKTAVGKTFKPDLRKRAIARVLDASLAEAGFAARVMAVREDPKFGLVAMIHSADAAEQAKVPSVMDKFALHWAWGQA; via the coding sequence ATGCTGCCTTTTGCGAATAATCAAGATGTGCGCAAAATTGAGACAGATCACCCGTGGCCTAAGGCCGCGCCTGCGCGAAGCATTTATGAATTGCTGACTGACGTTGCAGCGCGCCATCCCGCGCGCCCGGCGGTTACCTTTCAACTGTTTTCAGATCCTGACGCAAAAGCAGAGACATTGGACTGGCAAAGACTCAGGGCGGAGGTGACCCAACTGGCCAATCTGTTCGCGCGGCTTGGCATTGGCTCTGAGGATTCGGTGGCCTTTGTGCTGCCCAATAGCACCGAAACAGTCTTGACCCTTCTGGCGGGGATGGTTGCAGGCGTTGTGGTGCCCATAAATCCGCTGCTTGAGCCTGACCAAATTGCAAGCATCCTGCGCGAAACCAAAGCGCGGCTTGTGGTGACTTTGGCGCCATTTCCGAAAACGGATCTTGCGCAAAAGACCGCTGCCGCCGTGGCCATGGCCCCCGAAGTTGAAACAGTGTTGGAGGTTGATCTTCTGCGCTATCTGACGGGGATCAAGCGGGTGATCGTGCCCTTGCTGCGGCCCAAGGTAAAGGTGACGCATCAGGCCCGCCTGTTGTCCTTGCGCGCGGAAATGGCGGGCGAGGCGGCGGATCGCTTGCGCCACCCAGATCAGGGCCGAGATCGTATCGCGGCCTGTTTTCATACAGGCGGCACAACAGGCATGCCCAAAGTGGCGCAGCACAGCTATTCGGGCATGATCTATAATGGTTGGGTGGGTCACAGTCTGTTATTCACAGAAACCGATACCGTGCTCTGCCCGCTGCCGCTGTTTCATGTTTTTGCAAGCCATGTGATCCTGATGGGGGGATTGTGTTCAGGCGCCCATACGGTCTTTCCGACCCCGCAAGGCTATCGCGGGGCAGGGGTGTTTGATAATTTCTGGAAATTGGTCGAACGCTGGCAGGTCACCTTCTTGATCACGGTGCCAACTGCGCTTGCGGTGTTGATGCAACGGCCTGTGAATGCGGATATTTCATCGGTGAAAACCGCTTTTTCAGGGTCAGCCCCCTTGCCTTTGGAATTGTTCCGCAGATTTGAGGGGGCAACGGGCGTCAGCCTTGTCGAGGGATATGGCCTGACCGAGGCCACTTGTCTTGTCTCCTGCAACCCAGTTGAAGGTGAGAAAAAAGTGGGTTCTGTTGGGATCCCCTTTCCGCATTGTGATGTGATCATATTGAAAGATACGCCCGAAGGCCCCACGGAGTGTGCGATTGATGAGATCGGCGAAATTTGCGTGGCAAGCCCAGGTGTAACGGCGCAAGGTATTTATAAAGACGCTGCAAAATCGGCGGCGCAGATGTATCAGGGCCGATATTTGCGCACGGGCGATTTGGGGCGGTTTGATGCGGATGGGTATCTTTGGATCACGGGCCGTGCCAAGGATTTGATCAATCGTGGCGGCCACAATATCGACCCCGCCCTGATCGAGGAGGCTTTGGCCACTCATCCCGCCGTGGCCATGGCCGCGGCCATCGGGCAGCCCGACCCAATCGCAGGCGAATTGCCCTGTGCCTATGTCGAATTGGTTCAAGGCGCAGATGTGACAGTCGAGGCGCTGATGGAACACGCTCGCACGCATGTCAGCGAACGTGCAGCCGCACCCAAATATATTGAGATTCTCTCAGAACTGCCCAAAACCGCCGTGGGTAAAACCTTCAAGCCTGATCTGCGCAAGCGCGCGATTGCCCGTGTCTTGGATGCAAGCCTTGCCGAGGCGGGCTTTGCGGCCCGTGTCATGGCCGTGCGCGAAGACCCGAAATTTGGCTTGGTAGCCATGATCCATAGCGCAGATGCGGCGGAACAGGCCAAGGTGCCGTCCGTCATGGATAAATTTGCCCTTCATTGGGCATGGGGTCAGGCGTAA
- the phnE gene encoding phosphonate ABC transporter, permease protein PhnE — MTDITSSQMDRERRETVREDYLQMTQRRRLYSGLLILIFAVMLISGFSIAEDRNAGGFWDGLHRLFDFPADLISEAIEKAANLPGHMVDALPALIETLNIAAVATLLGCAGGVVFSLLGTRGLAYWPRLIPFFRRITDILRAIPEVVVALVLIFIMGGGPVPAMIAIALHTMGAMGKLFSEVNENTDMKPVEGLQSVGANWGQRIWLGVIPQVLPNYLSYGLLRFEINIRASAILGFVGAGGIGYELKNALTFGQGKFDEAAAVFVILFLTIVAVDQLSSSLRNYLTKGTF, encoded by the coding sequence ATGACCGATATCACCTCATCCCAGATGGATCGAGAAAGACGGGAAACAGTGCGCGAAGATTATCTGCAGATGACGCAGCGCCGCCGTCTCTATTCAGGTCTGCTCATTTTGATCTTTGCGGTGATGTTGATTTCTGGCTTCTCTATTGCAGAAGATCGCAATGCAGGTGGTTTCTGGGACGGTCTACATCGCCTTTTTGATTTCCCTGCTGATCTGATTTCTGAGGCGATTGAAAAAGCAGCAAACCTGCCCGGCCATATGGTGGATGCACTGCCTGCTTTGATTGAGACGCTTAATATTGCGGCGGTCGCGACTTTGCTTGGCTGCGCGGGTGGGGTGGTGTTCTCGCTCTTGGGCACGCGCGGGCTGGCCTATTGGCCGCGTCTGATCCCGTTCTTTCGCCGTATCACCGATATCTTGCGCGCGATCCCTGAGGTTGTGGTGGCATTGGTGCTGATTTTCATCATGGGCGGTGGCCCTGTGCCTGCAATGATTGCCATCGCGCTGCACACGATGGGTGCCATGGGCAAATTGTTTTCTGAGGTGAATGAAAACACGGACATGAAACCTGTCGAAGGGTTGCAGTCTGTCGGTGCAAATTGGGGTCAACGGATTTGGTTGGGTGTCATCCCACAGGTTTTGCCCAATTACCTCAGCTATGGGTTGCTGCGCTTTGAGATCAATATCCGCGCGTCAGCCATTCTTGGTTTTGTGGGCGCGGGCGGCATTGGCTACGAGCTGAAAAATGCGCTGACCTTCGGGCAGGGCAAGTTCGATGAGGCCGCCGCCGTTTTCGTAATCCTGTTTTTGACCATTGTCGCGGTTGATCAACTCTCAAGCAGCCTGCGCAATTATTTGACCAAGGGGACGTTCTGA